One part of the Nematostella vectensis chromosome 8, jaNemVect1.1, whole genome shotgun sequence genome encodes these proteins:
- the LOC5519396 gene encoding protein transport protein Sec16A isoform X3 produces MFSFFKKTLNFTANVVSGGLWEEYKDPIQREGRPWLQDVPKMEPYPSRAYQDSPLATPFYEDQPLHHEPELMEQEDGWDEWPEWEENEEDSWTGEFQGNNTQQRQSNGHFTPLENSYQPVELFAPNSPPKPQQNQPKPPKPSNKTVKQAAQTPSKPSFLWDAPTPASAPPASASPKAQSTQGMSSGTSEQPWFSPANTVTAFGAKLASSLFGPITNENSLFGGAQPTQLFGQPTKVDTVNLAHGQDQRRQGQHFTPPLTNQQHVPATSDPKGFFDQQGSQASERTGTAPPKSTANFFNSLPQQSSRAGFFGEEKSHTPSVSVPPPAPKSFFGQSEKDRHIVNGKTASEESAASFFGPTSKLGSEGTVNKPAKTAADFFNQVHDMQSGASIFGGDEKPSKTPPPTNSKGFNPLFSQHASQARPKSANFFNQVGGSKQGADFFGGEEVEPAKAGGTGHLFAKKANAQKVSPPSMQPSTQQVEKTAPVSTHSNQEIVEEPEESDNDVPPLEEAELEPGVPTLFPAGGDSAVGASWDQQPAAPSASYPGADTTVPTPWDKHSSAPAEFHQVSNTNTPWEDQSTAPVESGLAAPWDEQPSAYTGSHPVENTVAAPWEDQSAASVESHPVADSAVGAGWDEQTTSPPKSLPDKQSTTTIESHPVVDSIMAAPWDEQTTSSAESHPVVDSIMAAPWDEQTTSSAESHPVVDSIMAAPWDEQTTSSAESHPVVDSIMAAPWDHEAGNMSHPVRDTTITAHGYQEPNEPTVSHTISNAAMAAPWGQQPANAPLEFPPSSEEEHDGLAATESGVDASSGFWDEESADELDVDASSSSSQNPFSQQATFNPVTSSAVLEAFAPTVSSIDPSPTFTDEPTLEHTPAAAATEPAPSITEESSADDKVDKEPVTYAESVVSEEPSLAASIQPMVEPAFPAEEPAPQVPPPVPHEVPTAGGPVSDQDEWPPLMPAGTTVDQRNLLPKEGPKGTPFEATGTVPFSWASVSTPPVGFPPKQVKTSAWDVADNLDPFNQVAAPPQRSAPPAAPTPQVTPHPATLPVTLFTPQAAPVTPPMGAQLPETEQPQMVAPSSTVTPPVTEPAPPSSVVAPPPAVPTPATAPPPVVAPPPSVFASSSGVPTPVKAPPPSVFASSSGVPTPVAAPPPAPPPSVFAPSSGVPTPVAAPPPSVFAPSSGVPTPVAAPPPSVFASSSGVPTPVTAPPPAPPPSVFAPSSGVPTPVAAPPPSVFAPSSGVPTPVAAPPPSVFAPSSGVPTPVTAPPPAPPPSVFAPSSAVPTPVTAPPPAPPPSVFAPSSGVPTPVTAPPPASPPSVFAPSSGVPTPVTAPPAVAATLSAPPPLVFAPPTAVPTSRTVPVAAPPSAPPPSVSAPPTDVLPPAPPPSVLAPPTAVPMSRTAPTQVAAPQPSMFAQSSPVPPPVLAAPLSMAAPQLSAPPVAAPPPVTAPTSATAPPLAAVQLPVAAPPLATALSVVQSPTVSRPSVAVPQPVTALPRTPHMGKTEPPTAWATPLQHSTAEQFEGSVQSNVKKEEEIPPPEAGLLAKATQKMKAEHRRTPVSMSSLWANGNAAPSSSFLLAPAVTKPVPAVNLFSPVSSPKIAGSILSPFTPSAAPHTNHPVSASTAQQDTASLFSQPAALPTGVAPMHGKRTSVEAPSGSDQNRGLHSVGYNEAATPVNTPNAFTPSKGNQPLGNSSTKGQEGYTQHGQQDNAITPLYTGSPNQYYTPPAATPARSAHADAMTGEHTSIPSTSEPPLTAKEQRKKERQEKRERKEKKKAEKAAEKLAAATPSEEPLSHHPVAEQRSAYHRPEFPGNPHSGNPNSDIYPGNPLSGNSLPGNPHHVDHSDKLGMAPRSGHLDHPLSPKHGSYTPERSKEYYGQPGDHPPTEEMRTSSLSNQYSNYSRDYPNPESQYDPQRRGDFEGDRFDRSPDYDSHRRSSNPRDYYETRRDYPDDMDRSRSRDYDYRYDRRDYSGYHSDGSYTDPYYHTQDRGYDRSRRGAYEQGLGHNLRHSREDLFHDDLQRSREDLYYPDHRRTSSEDRSAFKLVDYGHRLSRGSSRSRSPNSSSGRSSPSRQFYHDPYSYYYQGYGMPSPYNYPGYYPPDYYQRYYEEYYRQMGYGSAPGSQYSGEGSGHIEKETREPSPTTQEEPVEVEEIPPSRLTPLHFPRPHVRGCFTLSGQLLVIPPVLPGDGVPAYIQNAQIKSAVFSQEDLLLIEEFPGPLIGRDSIRNIVMEYIREQTNKIKNTSTCGPSSQARWVIWQLMYLLVKHCGAIVTADIAEALMTLVKLFAKKPLQQAPRALPEAPSDEESSDSEDSEDESSTETSSEESSDDSISPPKPAKAAKPPKAPKERKARKQAEPPVPPESPEPTPEMGHLMVFRDLMLEGQKKEALTYASNHDMWGHAILASALLDHRATKSLLQTQTSSWVCTKFLGTIDNDDPLHTVYEHLGGQTPHLLSSSKNWASNLAAIVANPTHNREKDMANIITLGDTLAKEPDLVCAAHVCYILAGLKPGPPGTKTKMVLLGTRHETNQYHKLASVEPLLLTEVFEYARGLQTRDFYLPSIQMFKFFYAKNLLEAGMVRKAFDYLQCIGDVIVHNPHAFNHGLMKNVYETSDQILGQLESAGESVETHDREWITRLGQVMNGETPTDLSLPELEESQDPLAESSQSFFSGYDPARGGNTGSTYQSSLPEVQDQFSNDSEPSETSGLGSTHGTPRKETHDQSGNVGGGITQEPCFTKTEPPAPPSNYWSPPMQPMQQPDQEQPTPQDMSQPQDMGYPESQPQHMGYPESRQQDMGYPESQPQDMGYPESQYEQHQQQPFAVQGDQSYWQPPQPGFRNADRAAEEEEGETTPTNPPNTFDDFYNQSHQKVARTASWDDPAMTPTPATQEMNRDEMFPPMPPPQPPQARQEPTNKPSEDKPGGKDKSKPPSNGSGWFSGIGSLIKKVIPSGPNEMKLPDDRKKTIYFDKELNRWVNTEEDSKEQAPPPPPPSDAMMQGMGAPSMSEPPAGGPPMGQGPPRPPTNPTAAPMGQPPSMTSALSSNGPSIPDNQRAGSGTPPGVGPAPMPGLPPMPRPATELPVMRTSGPPSKFSRKATGRLGRNKMYVDVLNPNKGSGTQSTAAPAALFPLLPGGGGGVAGGVQFFVPSAAPPTEESNPESNELQNGTQAQEAPSNSFDNSTTEPTPTHSRSSSIGSSISLASAEVRSYFEPQPDTAPSLDSTDSNPQAPPFFNPASFTPQSKAPSFRRGRGRPYPGGGYR; encoded by the exons ATGTTCAGTTTTTTCAAGAAAACCCTCAATTTCACCGCTAACGTGGTGTCTGGTGGGCTCTGGG AAGAATACAaggatccaatacaaagagaGGGACGTCCATGGCTACAGGACGTGCCTAAGATGGA GCCATACCCAAGTAGGGCCTACCAGGACTCTCCGTTAGCCACACCTTTCTATGAGGACCAGCCGCTCCACCACGAGCCTGAGCTTATGGAG CAAGAAGACGGCTGGGACGAGTGGCCAGAATGGGAAGAGAATGAAGAGGACTCATGGACAGGAGAG TTCCAGGGAAACAACACACAGCAGAGGCAATCTAATGGACATTTTACACCATTAGAGAACTCATACCAACCAGTTGAATTATTTGCACCAAACTCCCCTCCAAAACCTCAGCAAAATCAGCCCAAGCCTCCAAAGCCCTCAAACAAGACAGTGAAACAAGCAGCACAAACTCCTAGCAAGCCAAGCTTCCTATGGGATGCACCGACACCCGCTAGTGCGCCACCTGCCAGTGCATCACCCAAGGCACAAAGTACACAGGGCATGTCTTCAG GTACATCTGAGCAACCTTGGTTCTCACCAGCTAACACTGTGACTGCATTTGGTGCCAAGCTTGCTTCCAGCCTGTTTGGTCCCATCACAAATGAGAACAGTTTGTTTGGTGGTGCACAGCCAACTCAGCTGTTTGGACAACCTACGAAGGTTGACACTGTGAACTTGGCCCATGGCCAAGATCAACGGCGGCAGGGTCAACACTTCACACCTCCGCTGACAAATCAACAGCATGTGCCTGCGACCTCTGACCCAAAAGGCTTCTTTGACCAGCAAGGAAGCCAGGCTTCTGAAAGGACGGGAACTGCACCTCCCAAGTCTACAGCAAACTTTTTCAATTCATTACCACAACAGTCATCCAGAGCTGGGTTTTTTGGAGAGGAAAAAAGTCATACTCCTTCAGTCTCAGTCCCTCCTCCAGCCCCAAAGTCATTCTTTGGACAAAGTGAGAAAGACAGGCACATTGTCAATGGAAAAACTGCTTCTGAGGAATCTGCAGCTAGCTTTTTTGGTCCAACCTCAAAGCTAGGATCAGAAG GCACTGTGAATAAACCAGCAAAGACTGCAGCAGACTTCTTCAATCAAGTCCATGACATGCAGTCAGGAGCTTCTATCTTTGGAGGAGATGAAAAACCGAGCAAAACTCCACCACCAACAAACTCCAAAGGATTCAATCCCTTATTCAGCCAGCATGCGAGCCAAGCTCGACCAAAGTCTGCAAATTTCTTCAACCAAGTTGGAGGTTCAAAGCAAGGAGCGGATTTCTTCGGTGGCGAGGAGGTAGAACCAGCAAAGGCAGGTGGAACTGGTCATTTATTtgcaaaaaaggcaaatgCACAGAAG GTGTCACCTCCTTCTATGCAGCCTTCGACACAGCAAGTGGAGAAAACTGCGCCAGTATCCACCCACTCAAACCAGGAGATAGTTGAAGAGCCTGAGGAATCAGATAACGATGTTCCTCCACTAGAAGAAGCTGAACTTGAACCTGGTGTGCCTACCCTGTTTCCTGCAGGGGGAGATTCTGCTGTGGGTGCATCATGGGATCAGCAACCAGCTGCACCAAGTGCATCTTACCCCGGTGCAGATACAACCGTGCCTACACCATGGGACAAGCATTCAAGTGCACCTGCAGAGTTTCACCAAGTCTCAAATACGAACACACCTTGGGAGGATCAGTCAACTGCACCTGTAGAGTCTGGCCTAGCTGCACCCTGGGATGAACAGCCTAGTGCATATACGGGTTCCCACCCTGTTGAAAATACTGTGGCTGCACCTTGGGAGGATCAGTCAGCTGCATCTGTTGAGTCGCACCCTGTTGCAGATTCTGCTGTGGGGGCAGGCTGGGATGAGCAGACAACTTCACCTCCCAAGTCACTCCCTGACAAGCAGTCAACTACAACTATTGAGTCACACCCTGTTGTCGATTCCATTATGGCTGCACCTTGGGACGAGCAGACAACATCATCTGCAGAGTCACACCCTGTTGTCGATTCTATTATGGCTGCACCTTGGGACGAGCAGACAACATCATCTGCAGAGTCACACCCTGTTGTCGATTCTATTATGGCTGCACCTTGGGACGAGCAGACAACATCATCTGCAGAGTCACACCCTGTTGTCGATTCTATTATGGCTGCACCTTGGGATCATGAAGCTGGGAACATGTCTCACCCTGTCAGAGATACTACAATAACTGCACATGGGTATCAAGAGCCAAATGAACCAACTGTATCTCATACCATCTCAAACGCTGCCATGGCTGCACCTTGGGGTCAGCAACCAGCTAATGCACCACTGGAATTCCCTCCTTCATCTGAGGAAGAACATGATGGCTTAGCTGCTACAGAGTCTGGAGTGGATGCCTCCTCTGGCTTCTGGGATGAGGAGTCTGCTGATGAACTGGATGTTGATGCCTCTTCATCAAGTTCTCAAAACCCATTTTCCCAGCAAGCTACCTTCAACCCTGTCACTTCATCTGCTGTGTTAGAGGCTTTTGCGCCCACAGTGTCTTCCATCGACCCTTCCCCAACATTCACTGATGAACCCACCTTGGAGCATACCcctgctgctgctgctacAGAGCCTGCACCCTCCATCACTGAGGAATCTTCCGCAGATGACAAGGTAGATAAGGAGCCTGTCACCTATGCTGAGTCTGTGGTATCAGAGGAACCATCTCTTGCAGCATCCATCCAGCCTATGGTAGAGCCTGCTTTCCCTGCCGAGGAGCCAGCTCCTCAAGTCCCTCCCCCTGTTCCACATGAGGTACCAACTGCTGGAGGCCCAGTCTCTGATCAAGATGAGTGGCCTCCTCTTATGCCAGCTGGTACAACTGTCGATCAGCGTAATCTGCTGCCCAAAGAGGGACCCAAAGGCACCCCTTTTGAAGCCACTGGCACTGTCCCATTCTCATGGGCTTCTGTCTCAACTCCTCCTGTGGGATTCCCACCCAAGCAAGTTAAGACCTCAGCTTGGGACGTGGCTGACAATTTGGATCCTTTCAATCAGG TTGCTGCACCTCCACAAAGATCAGCACCACCAGCAGCACCAACACCTCAAGTTACACCCCATCCTGCCACTCTACCTGTAACCTTGTTTACACCGCAGGCTGCACCAGTGACTCCACCAATGGGTGCTCAATTACCAGAAACAGAACAACCACAAATGGTAGCCCCATCATCTACTGTTACACCACCAGTGACAGAGCcagcaccaccatcatcagtgGTAGCCCCACCACCAGCTGTACCTACACCAGCAACAGCGCCACCACCAGTGGTAGCTCCACCACCATCTGTGTTTGCCTCATCATCAGGTGTACCTACACCAGTGAaagcaccaccaccatctgTGTTTGCCTCATCATCAGGTGTACCTACACCAGTGGCAGCACCACCACCAGCGCCACCACCATCGGTGTTTGCCCCATCATCAGGTGTACCTACACCAGTGGCAGCTCCACCACCATCTGTGTTTGCCCCATCATCAGGTGTACCTACACCAGTGGCAGCTCCACCACCATCTGTGTTTGCCTCATCATCAGGTGTACCTACACCAGTGacagcaccaccaccagcGCCACCACCATCGGTGTTTGCCCCATCATCAGGTGTACCTACACCAGTGGCAGCTCCACCACCATCTGTGTTTGCCCCATCATCAGGTGTACCTACACCAGTGGCAGCTCCACCACCATCTGTGTTTGCCCCATCATCAGGTGTACCTACACCAGTGacagcaccaccaccagcTCCACCACCATCTGTGTTTGCTCCATCATCAGCTGTACCTACACCAGTGacagcaccaccaccagcGCCACCACCATCGGTGTTCGCTCCATCATCAGGTGTACCTACACCAGTGacagcaccaccaccagcGTCACCACCATCTGTGTTTGCCCCATCATCAGGTGTACCTACACCAGTGACAGCACCACCAGCAGTGGCAGCTACATTAtcagcaccaccaccattggTGTTTGCCCCACCAACAGCTGTACCAACGTCAAGGACAGTACCAGTGGCAGCTCCACCATCAGCTCCGCCACCATCTGTTTCGGCCCCACCAACAGATGTACTACCACCAGCTCCACCACCATCAGTGTTGGCCCCACCAACAGCTGTACCAATGTCAAGGACAGCACCAACACAAGTGGCAGCTCCACAACCATCGATGTTTGCCCAATCATCACCTGTACCACCACCAGTTCTTGCTGCACCACTTTCAATGGCAGCCCCACAATTATCGGCACCACCAGTGGCAGCCCCACCACCAGTAACAGCCCCAACATCAGCAACGGCCCCACCATTAGCAGCAGTCCAACTACCAGTGGCAGCCCCACCATTAGCGACAGCCCTATCAGTCGTCCAGTCACCAACTGTAAGCCGGCCATCAGTGGCAGTCCCACAACCAGTAACAGCCCTACCCAGAACACCTCACATGGGTAAAACTGAACCACCCACTGCTTGGGCCACGCCCTTGCAGCACAGCACTGCTGAGCAGTTTGAGGGTAGTGTTCAGTCTAACGTCAAGAAAGAGGAAGAAATTCCTCCTCCTGAGGCTGGGCTACTTGCAAAG GCGACCCAAAAGATGAAGGCAGAACATCGTAGGACACCTGTCTCCATGTCTTCTCTCTGGGCAAATGGAAATGCTGCCCCATCCTCCTCTTTCCTGTTGGCACCAGCTGTTACCAAG CCTGTTCCTGCTGTTAACTTGTTCTCCCCGGTGAGCAGTCCCAAAATTGCGGGCAGCATACTGTCCCCTTTCACTCCATCTGCTGCTCCTCATACCAACCATCCAGTGAGTGCATCAACAGCACAACAGGACACTGCATCTCTATTCAGTCAACCTGCAGCTCTGCCCACAGGCGTCGCACCCATGCATGGAAAGAGGACTTCTGTAGAAGCACCCTCAGGAAGTGACCAAAACAGGGGTCTCCACTCGGTGGGCTACAATGAGGCAGCCACTCCAGTTAATACACCTAATGCCTTCACTCCTTCAAAGGGTAATCAACCTCTGGGAAACAGCTCAACCAAGGGACAGGAGGGGTATACACAGCATGGCCAACAAGATAATGCCATAACACCACTGTATACGGGGTCTCCCAACCAGTATTACACTCCACCAGCAGCAACTCCTGCACGAAGTGCTCATGCTGATGCAATGACTG GTGAACACACCTCAATACCATCAACTAGTGAGCCTCCTCTTACAGCAAAAGAGCAGAGGAAAAAGGAAAGGCAGGAGAAAAGGGAAAG gaaagaaaagaaaaaggcagAGAAAGCTGCAGAAAAGCTTGCAGCAGCAACACCATCCGAAGAACCACTATCACACCACCCAGTGGCAGAGCAGAGGTCGGCCTACCACAGGCCAGAATTTCCAGGAAATCCCCATTCTGGAAATCCCAATTCTGACATTTACCCTGGGAACCCTCTTTCTGGAAATTCCCTTCCTGGAAATCCTCATCATGTAGACCATTCAGATAAACTTGGTATGGCACCTAGATCTGGACACTTAGACCACCCTCTCTCACCTAAACATGGGAGTTACACACCAGAAAGGAGCAAAGAGTACTATGGTCAGCCAGGTGATCACCCTCCTACAGAAGAAATGAGAACATCATCCTTGAGCAATCAGTACAGTAACTACAGCAGAGACTATCCAAACCCAGAGTCCCAATATGACCCCCAAAGAAGGGGTGACTTTGAGGGGGACAGGTTTGATAGAAGCCCTGATTATGATAGCCACCGGAGGTCGTCTAACCCTCGCGATTACTACGAGACCCGTAGGGACTATCCTGATGACATGGATCGTAGTAGGAGCAGGGATTATGATTACCGCTATGACAGGCGTGATTATAGTGGTTACCATAGCGATGGCTCTTATACTGACCCCTACTACCATACACAAGATAGAGGGTATGATCGCTCTAGGCGTGGTGCCTATGAGCAGGGTCTTGGTCACAATCTAAGACACTCTCGCGAGGACCTTTTTCACGATGACCTACAGCGCTCTCGTGAGGACCTTTACTACCCTGACCATCGGCGCACAAGTAGTGAAGATCGCAGTGCATTTAAACTTGTTGATTATGGACATAGGTTAAGCCGCGGCTCCAGTCGGTCACGGTCCCCCAACTCAAGCTCTGGTAGAAGTTCCCCTTCACGGCAGTTCTACCATGACCCATACTCCTACTACTACCAAGGCTATGGCATGCCATCTCCTTATAACTACCCAGGGTACTACCCCCCTGATTACTACCAGCGCTACTATGAGGAGTATTACCGCCAGATGGGCTATGGCTCAGCCCCTGGAAGTCAGTACTCTGGGGAAGGATCTGGGCACATTGAGAAGGAGACTCGTGAACCATCGCCAACAACTCAGGAAGAACCAG TTGAAGTAGAGGAGATCCCGCCATCTAGGCTGACTCCGCTTCACTTTCCACGGCCGCATGTCAGGGGCTGCTTCACTCTCAGCGGCCAACTTCTTGTCATCCCCCCTGTTCTACCAGGCGATGGTGTCCCAGCTTACATCCAGAATGCTCAAATCAAG AGTGCTGTCTTTAGCCAGGAAGACCTTCTGTTGATTGAGGAGTTCCCTGGACCACTAATTGG TCGTGATTCCATACGTAATATTGTGATGGAATACATTCGTGAgcagacaaacaaaataaaaaacacaagCACCTGTGGCCCTTCATCCCAGGCTCGCTGGGTCATCTGGCAGCTGATGTACTTGCTTGTCAAACACTGCGGG GCAATTGTCACTGCTGACATAGCAGAAGCCTTGATGACTTTAGTGAAACTGTTTGCAAAGAAACCACTACAGCAAGCTCCACGAGCCCTGCCAGAGGCACCATCAGACGAGGAGTCATCAGATAGCGAGGACTCAGAGGACGAGAGCTCGACTGAGACTAGCTCTGAGGAAAGCTCTGATGATTCTATTAGTCCACCAAAACCAGCTAAGGCTGCAAAGCCACCTAAGGCCCCAAAAGAGCGCAAAGCTCGTAAGCAAGCTGAGCCTCCTGTTCCGCCAGAGTCGCCTGAGCCGACACCAGAAATGGGACACCTAATGGTGTTCCGAGACCTGATGCTTGAGGGTCAGAAAAAG GAGGCGCTTACCTATGCCAGTAACCATGACATGTGGGGACACGCCATCCTTGCCAGTGCTCTACTGGACCACAGAGCAACCAAGAGCTTGCTACAGACACAGACCAGCTCGTGGGTCTGCACAAA GTTCCTTGGGACAATTGATAATGACGACCCCTTGCACACTGTGTATGAGCACCTCGGTGGCCAGACTCCACATCTTCTAAGT AGCTCAAAGAACTGGGCTTCTAATTTAGCCGCCATTGTTGCTAACCCAACTCACAACCGTGAGAAAGATATGGCCAACATCATCACCTTGGGAGACACACTGG CTAAAGAGCCCGACCTTGTGTGTGCAGCCCATGTGTGTTATATCCTGGCCGGCCTGAAACCAGGCCCTCCTGGCACTAAGACCAAGATGGTACTCCTTGGCACTCGCCACGA aaCAAACCAATACCACAAGCTTGCATCCGTCGAGCCACTTCTTTTGACAGAG GTGTTCGAGTATGCCAGAGGTCTACAAACCCGAGACTTCTATTTGCCAAGCATTCAG ATGTTCAAGTTCTTTTATGCAAAGAATCTCCTTGAAGCAGGAATGGTCAGAAAG gCATTCGACTATCTCCAATGTATTGGGGATGTTATTGTTCACAACCCTCATGCCTTTAACCATGGACTCATGAAAAATGTCTATGAG ACCTCTGACCAGATTCTGGGTCAACTAGAGTCTGCTGGTGAGAGTGTTGAGACTCACGACAGAGAATGGATTACCAGACTCGGCCAAGTGATGAACGGGGAAACTCCA ACCGATCTCTCCTTGCCTGAACTTGAGGAGAGCCAGGATCCTCTAGCTGAGAGTTCACAGTCATTCTTCTCAGGGTATGACCCAGCGAGAGGCGGAAACACCGGATCTACCTATCAGTCATCCCTCCCAGAGGTTCAGGACCAATTTTCTAATGACTCAGAGCCCTCAGAAACCTCAGGGTTGGGGTCAACACACGGGACTCCTCGTAAGGAG ACACATGACCAGAGTGGGAATGTTGGTGGCGGTATCACCCAGGAACCGTGCTTCACTAAGACGGAACCTCCTGCCCCACCCTCGAACTACTGGTCCCCGCCCATGCAACCGATGCAACAACCAGACCAAGAGCAGCCAACCCCTCAAGACATGAGTCAGCCACAAGACATGGGCTATCCTGAGTCACAGCCCCAACACATGGGCTATCCAGAATCCCGGCAGCAAGACATGGGCTATCCAGAGTCGCAGCCACAAGACATGGGCTATCCAGAGTCGCAGTATGAGCAACACCAGCAACAACCTTTTGCGGTACAGGGTGACCAGAGCTACTGGCAACCGCCTCAGCCTGGATTTAGAAATGCAG ATCGTGCTGCCGAGGAAGAAGAGGGGGAGACCACACCCACTAATCCTCCCAACACCTTTGATGACTTCTATAACCAGTCACATCAGAAGGTGGCCCGGACTGCTAGCTGGGACGACCCCGCCATGACGCCCACACCAGCGACACAGGAG ATGAATCGAGATGAGATGTTCCCTCCAATGCCCCCACCCCAGCCCCCACAGGCTCGGCAAG AGCCCACTAATAAGCCCAGTGAGGATAAACCAGGCGGGAAGGACAAGAGCAAACCTCCCTCTAACGGCTCTGGCTGGTTTTCTGGCATTGGGTCACTCATCAAGAAGGTCATCCCATCTGGACCGAATGAGATGAAACTACCTGACGACCGAAAAAAGACT ATCTACTTTGACAAAGAGCTCAACCGCTGGGTGAACACAGAGGAGGACAGCAAA GAACAAGCCCCTCCTCCACCCCCTCCTTCTGACGCCATGATGCAAGGAATGGGAGCTCCTTCAATGAGTGAACCTCCTGCTGGAG GTCCTCCTATGGGGCAGGGACCCCCAAGACCCCCTACCAACCCAACCGCCGCCCCGATGGGGCAGCCACCATCCATGACCAGTGCACTGAGCAGCAACGGACCCTCCATCCCTGATAACCAGCGTGCTGGGTCAGGCACACCCCCTGGTGTAGGGCCAGCACCCATGCCAGGACTGCCACCCATGCCACGCCCAGCTACCGAGCTTCCTGTCATGAGAACTTCAGGTCCGCCTTCAAAATTTTCGCGAAAAGCCACTGGGAGACTAG GTCGCAATAAGATGTATGTCGACGTCCTCAACCCTAACAAGGGCAGTGGTACCCAGTCCACCGCTGCCCCTGCTGCCCTCTTCCCGCTCTTACCCGGAGGAGGTGGGGGTGTTGCTGGTGGGGTTCAATTCTTCGTTCCTTCTGCAG CACCTCCAACTGAAGAATCCAACCCTGAATCAAACGAGTTGCAGAACGGAACCCAAGCACAGGAGGCACCTTCTAA TTCTTTCGATAACTCTACAACTGAGCCTACTCCGACA CACTCTCGATCGAGCTCGATCGGTAGTTCGATATCCCTCGCCTCGGCCGAGGTGCGAAGCTATTTTGAACCCCAG CCCGACACCGCTCCTTCACTAGACTCAACAGACTCCAACCCTCAGGCTCCGCCATTCTTCAACCCAGCATCCTTTACACCACAATCCAAGGCCCCCTCTTTCCGCCGCGGACGTGGTCGCCCCTACCCTGGGGGCGGCTACCGGTGA